One region of Gossypium raimondii isolate GPD5lz chromosome 6, ASM2569854v1, whole genome shotgun sequence genomic DNA includes:
- the LOC105771499 gene encoding G-type lectin S-receptor-like serine/threonine-protein kinase At1g11300: MLGKSQNGVKLQELQLLDFGKLATATNNFHPTNMLGKGGFGPVYKGKLQDGQEIAVKRLSRASGQGLEEFRNEAMVISRLQHRNLVRLLGCCVDGEEKMLVYEYMPNKSLDVFLFDAEKQKLLDWKKRLNIIEGISRGLLYLHRDSRLRIVHRDLKASNILLDDELNPKISDFGIAKIFCGNESQATTRRVFGTYGYMSPEYAMKGQFSEKSDVFSFGVLTLEIVSGRRNSSFQDEEHSPSLLGYAWKLWSEGNILELIDPVISSDPSCHRKMLRCFHVGLLCVQNFVKDRPTMMVVDSMLSSEIENLPTPKQPPFFDEKIMMDHSQLQASQIILAIDNIF, translated from the exons ATGCTCGGGAAATCTCAAAATGGAGTCAAATTACAAGAGCTTCAACTATTAGATTTTGGGAAGCTAGCCACTGCAACAAATAATTTTCAtccaacaaatatgctaggaaAGGGAGGTTTTGGACCAGTATACAAG GGGAAACTCCAAGATGGGCAGGAAATAGCAGTGAAAAGACTTTCTAGAGCTTCAGGGCAGGGGCTAGAAGAATTTAGGAACGAGGCAATGGTGATTTCAAGACTCCAACATCGAAATCTTGTAAGGCTTCTTGGTTGTTGCGTTGATGGGGAAGAAAAGATGTTGGTCTATGAATACATGCCAAACAAGAGCTTGGATGTTTTCCTCTTCG atgcagaaaaacaaaaacttctTGATTGGAAAAAACGTCTCAATATTATAGAAGGAATTAGTCGAGGACTTCTCTATCTTCATAGGGACTCAAGATTGCGAATTGTTCATAGAGATCTAAAAGcaagtaatattttattagatgatgaattaaatccgaaaatttcagattttggtATAGCAAAGATATTTTGTGGCAATGAGAGCCAAGCTACTACTAGGCGGGTTTTCGGAACATA TGGTTATATGTCCCCTGAATATGCAATGAAAGGACAATTTTCAGAAAAATCAGATGTTTTTAGCTTTGGGGTCTTGACATTAGAGATTGTTAGTGGAAGAAGAAACTCGAGTTTCCAAGATGAAGAGCATTCACCGAGCCTTTTGGGATAC GCATGGAAATTATGGAGCGAGGGCAACATTTTGGAATTAATAGATCCAGTGATCTCATCAGATCCAAGTTGTCATAGGAAAATGCTGAGATGCTTTCATGTGGGATTGTTATGTGTGCAAAACTTTGTGAAAGATAGACCAACTATGATGGTTGTAGATTCCATGCTTAGCAGTGAGATAGAAAATCTTCCTACACCAAAACAACCACCTTTCTTTGATGAGAAAATTATGATGGATCACTCACAATTACAAGCAAGCCAAATAATTTTAGCCATTgacaatattttctaa
- the LOC128041731 gene encoding receptor-like kinase TMK4, with amino-acid sequence MGFIKFSGSSLFLFLVFSLLLVNSMSDNDDYDDDDSASMAKLAAALCPLPWTWSTNSSSSYCEWHYVKCDRSKHVLEIDLQARTLSGSLPSQFPPFPFLQVLDLSRNKLTGSLPSLNKLPFLKRLYLNINNFTRIPPGFFQGLSSSLQLLMLGGNPFLSTWMIPLEFTKLGNLTAFSAYNTNLGGSIPDIFHSLALTNLSLHDNNLTGSLPPSFSRSQIKDLQLQNQKVGLTGTIDLLSNMTSLYSVNLGFNQFTGTIPDLSNCKSLKLLDLSSNNLTGVFPSSLASHPSLVVIIVNDNKLQGPFPAYIFIHKLTTVENNNFCTNTADSCDSQVTILLEIASAWMYPYELSVAWEGNDACRNWSFVTCDSEKSITKISLQKQRLQGTISPSFADLTALRYLNLNDNNLTGPIPKSLVKLPNLEVLDVSNNNLSGIIPTFAPSVKLITSGNDLLIPSRTGNTSDFPPEGMTPCLLRFVVNI; translated from the coding sequence ATGGGTTTCATAAAATTCTCAGGTTCATCTCTCTTTCTCTTCCTAGTGTTTTCTCTCCTTTTGGTTAACTCCATGAGTGACAATGATGACTACGACGACGATGACTCCGCTTCCATGGCCAAGCTTGCGGCGGCTCTTTGTCCTTTGCCGTGGACTTGGTCCACCAATTCATCTTCTTCTTATTGTGAATGGCATTATGTCAAATGCGACAGGTCCAAGCACGTTCTAGAGATTGATCTCCAAGCCAGGACTCTCAGTGGTTCTTTGCCATCCCAATTCCCTCCTTTCCCTTTCCTTCAAGTCCTTGATCTTTCAAGGAATAAGTTAACTGGTTCTCTTCCTTCTTTAAACAAACTCCCTTTCTTGAAGAGACTTTACCTAAATATCAACAACTTCACAAGAATCCCACCAGGCTTTTTTCAAGGACTGTCTAGCAGTTTGCAGCTCTTGATGCTTGGTGGTAATCCCTTTCTAAGCACCTGGATGATACCCCTTGAATTTACAAAGTTGGGCAATCTGACAGCATTCTCTGCTTATAATACGAATTTGGGAGGTTCTATTCCAGACATTTTCCATTCTCTAGCTTTAACAAATCTGAGCCTTCATGACAATAACCTGACTGGATCTTTGCCACCCTCTTTTTCGAGATCCCAGATTAAAGATTTGCAGCTCCAAAATCAGAAGGTAGGGCTGACAGGAACCATTGATCTATTATCAAACATGACTTCTTTGTACAGTGTTAACCTAGGATTCAATCAATTTACAGGCACCATCCCGGATTTATCTAATTgcaaaagtttgaaattattaGACTTGAGTAGCAATAATCTCACAGGAGTTTTCCCGTCATCTCTAGCTTCTCATCCTAGTTTAGTAGTCATTATCGTCAATGACAACAAGTTGCAGGGTCCTTTCCCTGCTTATATATTCATCCATAAGTTAACCACTGTTGAGAATAATAATTTCTGCACAAACACAGCAGACTCGTGTGATAGTCAAGTTACAATATTGCTTGAGATTGCGAGCGCTTGGATGTATCCTTATGAGTTATCCGTAGCTTGGGAAGGAAATGATGCATGTAGAAATTGGTCATTTGTGACATGCGACTCGGAGAAAAGTATTACGAAAATCAGTCTTCAGAAGCAACGATTGCAAGGAACAATTTCTCCATCATTTGCTGATCTAACTGCGTTACGGTATCTCAATCTAAATGACAATAACTTGACAGGTCCTATCCCTAAGAGCTTGGTGAAGTTACCTAACCTTGAAGTCCTGGATGTTTCCAATAACAATCTCTCTGGGATTATCCCTACTTTTGCACCATCGGTGAAGCTAATAACCAGCGGAAATGACTTGCTAATTCCAAGTAGAACAGGCAATACATCTGATTTCCCTCCAGAGGGTATGACACCTTGTCTACTTCGATTTGTAGTGAACATATGA
- the LOC105774181 gene encoding uncharacterized protein LOC105774181 — MILEVSQYLENYLWPNFDAETASYEHVMSMILMVNEKGRELTIAEKTNYLVFMINAFQSLEDEIVMETVLRLASLRSWHSLSYGHFQMELCLNPDLIKKWKRMIKKESDDAKKLGVHLDPLSSLEANLLRNLIEEFLEVLDHKVFTQKNPVSEDDERNASSIFDQVDDASILYCERFMEFLIDLLSQLSTRMYHCPATGSYPLSF; from the exons ATGATATTGGAGGTTAGTCAGTATTTGGAGAATTACTTATGGCCGAATTTTGATGCTGAGACGGCTTCGTATGAGCATGTCATGTCCATGATTTTGATGGTCAATGAGAAG GGAAGAGAATTAACCATTGCAGAGAAAACGAATTATCTGGTTTTCATGATCAATGCTTTTCAG AGTTTGGAAGATGAAATTGTCATGGAAACTGTCCTTAGATTAGCAAGTCTGCGATCTTGGCACAGTTTGTCGTATGGTCATTTTCAG ATGGAACTTTGTCTAAATCCAGATTTGATCAAGAAATGGAAAAGAATGATAAAGAAAGAATCTGATGATGCCAAGAAGCTAGGAGTGCATCTTGATCCCTTATCTTCATTGGAAGCTAACTTATTGAGAAATCTGATAGAAGAGTTTCTTGAG GTGCTTGATCATAAGGTTTTTACCCAGAAGAATCCTGTCAGTGAAGATGATGAACGTAATGCTTCTAGTATTTTCGATCAAGTTGATGATGCTTCTATTTTGTACTGTGAAAGGTTTATGGAGTTTCTCATTGATTTATTGAGTCAGCTGTCAACAAGGATGTATCATTGCCCTGCAACAGGATCCTATCCTCTTAGCTTTTAA